A window of the Natronomonas salina genome harbors these coding sequences:
- a CDS encoding TMEM165/GDT1 family protein, which translates to MMAPWVEVLGTAFLLQLLALPGEKGQLVIAALATRYDPYRVVAGAATAFGAWTAVEILVGEALTDAVATVYLDALTATLFVAFAAMILYSQYRGDDGSILGPDDGTDRESGEGEMGDGGQRQAGEPGESPVASRTTDGAGVDEETAELGASGDYDGGYAAALSAMGVAEFGDKTQLVTIGLAVQYGAHPAIWVGEMLAIVPVSLLVALVFHRTARLLNRAWVHYAAAATFLLFAADIAASYALGVSVLPL; encoded by the coding sequence ATGATGGCACCGTGGGTCGAGGTCCTCGGGACCGCGTTCCTCCTCCAGCTGCTGGCGCTGCCCGGTGAGAAGGGCCAGCTCGTCATCGCGGCCCTCGCGACGCGGTACGACCCGTATCGCGTCGTCGCCGGCGCCGCGACGGCCTTCGGCGCCTGGACCGCCGTCGAGATACTCGTCGGCGAGGCGCTGACGGACGCCGTCGCCACGGTCTACCTCGACGCGCTGACCGCGACCCTCTTCGTCGCCTTCGCCGCGATGATCCTGTACTCGCAGTACCGCGGCGACGACGGATCGATCCTCGGCCCCGACGACGGCACCGACCGCGAGTCCGGTGAGGGCGAGATGGGCGACGGCGGTCAACGACAGGCCGGCGAACCCGGGGAGTCCCCCGTGGCCAGTCGGACGACGGACGGCGCTGGCGTCGACGAGGAGACGGCCGAACTCGGTGCGTCCGGCGATTACGACGGCGGGTACGCCGCGGCGCTCTCGGCGATGGGGGTCGCCGAGTTCGGCGACAAGACCCAGCTCGTGACCATCGGGCTGGCGGTGCAGTACGGCGCCCACCCGGCCATCTGGGTGGGCGAGATGCTCGCCATCGTCCCGGTGAGCCTGCTCGTCGCCTTGGTCTTCCACCGCACGGCGCGGCTGCTGAACCGCGCGTGGGTCCACTACGCCGCGGCCGCGACCTTCCTGCTGTTCGCCGCCGACATCGCCGCGAGCTACGCCCTCGGCGTCTCGGTCCTCCCGCTTTAG
- a CDS encoding alpha/beta hydrolase family protein, with protein sequence MTDRLTRRRMLALSSVAAGGAVLGSGPIAAQASHESYDETIESHDGTDIATTVYRPAGASADEPVPMILHSHGWSGSRTSGEGSFQRELDRGFGVLSFDQRGHGESGGQAHVQNPELEGRDVIAVLDYVEALEWVARDVGRSGSTSDGAASDPTVFAIGGSYGGAYQFVGALTEIARRGSTRFDALAPQITWHDLSQSLAPQGVVRTAWIAALYALGAGNVPEHIHRGFVYGLTTGQWPNGDTPGEPDLDNRFARNGPSGFVDDGVHLDVPVLMGQGISDNLFNLNQAWRNFEETLTDEARERSAVVGYNGGHALPNLLPAGGTWNFQDACTSGGSDGIAGGDVISSAGFEELRLRFFESVCDGEGDARDIVGSPYSLTTADGERCLQLDVLDDRTSLAAGVDLSVRNDGAGNLELQRADGVDDSAVANPDEFPAAFDPDAVAEAFEGTGFESDVEGGTAGTTTGVGAPVHLELAAGPLTVGGVPELSAAVTSVGVDQRVFFALSVGETPATARVVQNNMLPLREPEPVVGADRTVELPGVAVDVAEGETLYLTLSAISDMSFAHGSIRTPGAVLLEDLTVDVPLVDE encoded by the coding sequence ATGACCGACCGGTTGACGCGCCGCCGGATGCTGGCGCTGTCGTCGGTCGCCGCGGGCGGCGCCGTCCTCGGCAGCGGCCCGATCGCGGCCCAGGCGAGCCACGAGAGCTACGACGAGACGATCGAGAGCCATGACGGCACCGACATCGCGACGACGGTCTACCGGCCGGCCGGCGCCTCGGCCGACGAGCCGGTGCCGATGATCCTGCACTCCCACGGGTGGTCGGGGTCGCGGACGTCCGGCGAGGGATCGTTCCAGCGCGAACTCGACCGCGGGTTCGGCGTCCTGAGCTTCGACCAGCGCGGCCACGGCGAGTCGGGCGGGCAGGCGCACGTCCAGAACCCCGAGCTCGAGGGCCGGGACGTGATCGCGGTGCTGGACTACGTCGAGGCCCTCGAGTGGGTCGCCCGGGACGTCGGTCGCTCGGGGTCGACGTCTGATGGAGCGGCGAGCGACCCGACCGTGTTCGCGATCGGTGGCAGCTACGGCGGCGCCTACCAGTTCGTCGGCGCGCTCACCGAGATCGCTCGGCGGGGCTCGACCCGTTTCGACGCGCTGGCCCCCCAGATCACCTGGCACGACCTAAGCCAGTCGCTGGCGCCGCAAGGCGTCGTTCGCACGGCGTGGATCGCGGCCCTCTACGCGCTGGGCGCGGGAAACGTCCCCGAGCACATCCACCGCGGGTTCGTCTACGGACTCACGACCGGGCAGTGGCCGAACGGCGACACGCCGGGGGAGCCGGACCTCGATAATCGGTTCGCCCGGAACGGCCCGAGCGGGTTCGTCGACGACGGCGTCCACCTCGACGTCCCGGTGCTCATGGGCCAGGGGATCAGCGACAACCTGTTCAACCTCAACCAGGCCTGGCGGAACTTCGAGGAGACCCTGACCGACGAGGCCCGCGAGCGGAGCGCCGTCGTCGGCTACAACGGCGGTCACGCGCTGCCGAACCTCCTGCCGGCGGGTGGAACGTGGAACTTCCAGGACGCCTGTACGTCGGGTGGGTCGGACGGAATCGCCGGCGGCGACGTCATCTCGAGTGCCGGCTTCGAGGAACTCCGGCTGCGGTTCTTCGAGTCGGTCTGCGACGGCGAGGGCGACGCGAGGGACATCGTCGGGTCGCCGTACTCGTTGACGACCGCCGACGGCGAGCGGTGCCTGCAACTCGACGTGCTCGACGACCGGACGTCGCTCGCGGCCGGCGTCGACCTCAGCGTGCGGAACGACGGAGCCGGCAACCTCGAGCTCCAGCGGGCGGACGGCGTCGACGACTCGGCGGTGGCGAACCCCGACGAGTTCCCCGCGGCGTTCGATCCCGACGCCGTCGCCGAGGCGTTCGAGGGCACAGGATTCGAGAGCGACGTCGAGGGCGGGACCGCGGGGACGACCACGGGCGTCGGCGCGCCGGTCCATCTCGAACTCGCCGCGGGGCCGCTGACGGTCGGCGGCGTGCCGGAGCTGTCGGCCGCGGTGACGTCCGTCGGCGTCGACCAGCGGGTGTTCTTCGCGCTGTCGGTCGGGGAGACGCCGGCGACGGCGCGGGTCGTCCAGAACAACATGCTGCCGCTCCGGGAGCCGGAACCGGTCGTCGGCGCCGACCGAACCGTGGAGCTGCCGGGCGTGGCCGTCGACGTCGCCGAGGGCGAGACGCTGTACCTCACGCTCTCGGCGATCTCGGACATGTCGTTCGCCCACGGGTCGATTCGGACGCCCGGAGCCGTTTTGCTGGAGGACTTGACGGTGGACGTCCCGCTGGTCGACGAGTGA
- a CDS encoding acyl-CoA dehydrogenase family protein, which yields MLSYNDSEAATELAERARKLMDEVVIPKERELKGGMAVSDSTIRELQEAARDYGVYAPQIAEEHGGMGYDFRDVLPTFEQAGRSTLGAPAMRVDAPDEGNMHLLELHGTELQKEQYLEPLVEGKMASGFSMTEPMQGGGSDPKMLQTTAEKDGDEWVINGHKWWTSKGIQADVLLVFARTDQEAHPYAGCSVFLVPKDADGVEIVRDIPHVGSDVHGVGHAEVKYDDVRVPEEHLLGEEGEGFAHVQERLGPARLTHCMRFSGMAERSLEVAKAYTLEREAFGTRLADKQVPRHEIADQHIRLAAARSLIRQAADAVDAGDDARVEVSMAKVFTANVTQEAIDTALQFCGGNGIGKDLPIGDFYESVRQFRIVDGADEVHRRTVAREAFADVDESELDPVVRFGE from the coding sequence ATGCTCTCGTACAACGATTCGGAGGCCGCGACGGAACTCGCCGAGCGCGCCCGGAAGCTGATGGACGAGGTCGTCATCCCGAAGGAGCGCGAACTCAAGGGCGGGATGGCCGTCTCCGACAGCACGATCAGGGAACTCCAGGAGGCCGCCCGCGACTACGGCGTGTACGCCCCGCAGATCGCCGAGGAGCACGGCGGCATGGGCTACGACTTCCGGGACGTCCTGCCGACGTTCGAGCAGGCCGGCCGCAGTACGCTCGGCGCGCCCGCGATGCGCGTCGACGCCCCCGACGAGGGGAACATGCACCTGCTGGAGCTGCACGGCACCGAACTCCAGAAGGAGCAGTACCTCGAACCGCTCGTCGAGGGGAAGATGGCCTCCGGCTTCTCGATGACCGAGCCGATGCAGGGCGGCGGCTCCGACCCGAAGATGCTGCAGACGACCGCCGAGAAGGACGGCGACGAGTGGGTGATCAACGGCCACAAGTGGTGGACGTCGAAGGGCATCCAGGCGGACGTCCTGCTCGTGTTCGCCCGCACAGACCAGGAGGCCCACCCCTACGCCGGCTGCTCGGTCTTCCTCGTCCCGAAGGACGCCGACGGCGTCGAGATCGTCCGCGACATCCCCCACGTCGGCAGCGACGTCCACGGCGTCGGCCACGCCGAGGTCAAGTACGACGACGTCCGCGTCCCCGAGGAGCACCTCCTCGGCGAGGAGGGCGAGGGCTTCGCGCACGTCCAGGAGCGACTCGGCCCCGCGCGGCTCACCCACTGCATGCGGTTCTCCGGGATGGCCGAGCGGTCCCTCGAGGTCGCGAAGGCCTACACCTTGGAGCGGGAGGCCTTCGGGACGAGACTCGCCGACAAGCAGGTGCCGCGCCACGAGATCGCCGACCAGCACATCCGGCTGGCCGCCGCGCGATCGCTCATCCGACAGGCCGCCGACGCGGTCGACGCCGGCGACGACGCGCGCGTCGAGGTGTCGATGGCGAAGGTGTTCACCGCGAACGTCACCCAGGAGGCCATCGACACCGCCCTGCAGTTCTGCGGCGGCAACGGCATCGGGAAGGACCTCCCGATCGGCGACTTCTACGAGAGCGTCCGGCAGTTCCGCATCGTCGACGGCGCCGACGAGGTCCACCGCCGCACCGTCGCCCGCGAGGCGTTCGCCGACGTCGACGAGTCGGAACTCGACCCCGTCGTGCGATTCGGCGAGTGA
- a CDS encoding AAA family ATPase, whose translation MVVVLVCGPAGVGKTTVATALRERLADRGLSFDALHSDDFSRDTYRRMFERVADSGADWIVDGTFYRREWQALFQRLDDEVLVVYLRADLETCLARNREREDQISERGVRVVWHEFDPPRADVTVEVDELGAGETVDRVLEGLVPLLEDVT comes from the coding sequence ATGGTCGTGGTGCTCGTCTGCGGACCGGCCGGCGTCGGGAAGACGACCGTCGCGACGGCACTCCGGGAGCGGCTGGCCGACCGCGGTCTCTCGTTCGATGCACTACACTCGGACGACTTCAGCCGCGACACCTACCGCCGGATGTTCGAGCGGGTCGCCGACTCCGGGGCCGACTGGATCGTCGACGGGACGTTCTACCGGCGGGAGTGGCAGGCGCTGTTCCAGCGGCTCGACGACGAGGTTCTCGTGGTCTACCTCCGGGCCGACCTCGAGACCTGCCTGGCGCGCAACCGCGAGCGGGAGGACCAGATCTCGGAGCGGGGCGTCCGGGTGGTCTGGCACGAGTTCGACCCGCCGCGGGCCGACGTGACGGTCGAGGTCGACGAACTCGGCGCCGGAGAGACTGTCGACCGGGTTCTCGAAGGGTTGGTGCCGCTGCTCGAGGACGTGACGTGA
- a CDS encoding response regulator, translating into MSRRSSAGQGRAYDLLLVESQPDDIAPFIDSFEETDRTNDVHVVSDGDEALDFVHQRGEYAAVPQPDLILLDLHVAGPSGEEILEELDAQPELSRIPVLVFTSSDADEDVARSYELNANAYLHKPTTEDDFRRLAQSIEDFWLVQVQLPPK; encoded by the coding sequence ATGAGTAGACGTTCTTCTGCTGGTCAGGGCCGTGCCTACGACCTCCTCCTGGTCGAGTCACAGCCCGACGATATCGCCCCGTTCATCGACTCCTTCGAGGAGACCGACCGGACGAACGACGTCCACGTCGTCTCGGACGGCGACGAAGCCCTCGACTTCGTCCACCAGCGAGGCGAGTACGCCGCCGTCCCACAGCCGGACCTCATCCTCCTCGACCTCCACGTCGCGGGCCCGAGCGGCGAGGAGATCCTCGAGGAACTCGACGCCCAACCGGAACTCTCCCGGATCCCCGTCCTCGTCTTCACCTCCTCCGACGCCGACGAGGACGTCGCGAGATCGTACGAACTCAACGCCAACGCCTACCTGCACAAGCCGACCACCGAGGACGACTTCAGGCGACTCGCTCAGTCCATCGAGGACTTCTGGTTGGTACAGGTGCAGCTACCCCCGAAGTAG
- the sfsA gene encoding DNA/RNA nuclease SfsA codes for MPEPLVTYDEPLESGTFRERRNRFSLAASVDGENRPVYLRNSGGLETVLRPGREMLLRRVDDADRKTDFDAIAVDVDGTWVTLDSTLPNAVFEACVAGGRLPQFDGYDVVRAEPALPDAGRSDFLLDGPDGDAYVEVKSNTYVVDGVSKFPDRPTERGRRHLRSLTDLARDVTECHVVFVIQRPDADRLHPFREVDPEFADLLGTAAEAGVEVGAVSTRFDPPAVNLHDPDVPVEFV; via the coding sequence ATGCCCGAGCCGCTGGTGACCTACGACGAGCCGCTGGAGTCCGGCACGTTCCGGGAGCGTCGCAACCGGTTCAGCCTCGCGGCGTCCGTCGACGGCGAGAATCGCCCGGTCTACCTCCGGAACTCCGGCGGGCTGGAGACAGTCCTCCGGCCCGGCCGCGAGATGCTCCTCCGGCGAGTGGACGACGCCGACCGCAAGACCGACTTCGACGCCATCGCGGTCGACGTCGACGGCACGTGGGTCACGCTGGACTCGACGCTGCCGAACGCGGTCTTCGAGGCCTGCGTCGCCGGCGGTCGCCTCCCGCAGTTCGACGGGTACGACGTCGTCCGCGCCGAACCGGCGCTGCCCGACGCGGGCCGGTCCGACTTCCTGCTCGATGGCCCGGACGGCGACGCCTACGTCGAGGTGAAGTCCAACACCTACGTCGTCGACGGCGTCTCGAAGTTCCCCGACCGGCCGACCGAGCGCGGCCGCCGGCACCTCCGCAGCCTGACCGACCTCGCCCGCGACGTCACCGAGTGCCACGTCGTCTTCGTGATCCAGCGGCCGGACGCCGACCGACTCCACCCGTTCCGCGAGGTGGACCCGGAGTTCGCGGACCTGCTCGGGACTGCCGCTGAGGCCGGCGTCGAGGTCGGCGCCGTCTCGACGCGGTTCGACCCGCCGGCGGTCAACCTGCACGACCCCGACGTCCCCGTCGAGTTCGTCTGA
- a CDS encoding RNA ligase family protein — protein MKRYPSVPHAEDSPALFDGGHLWVQELLDGAHLRFRMEPSGALRFGDRERVFRDGGVPLAYDHAVRHVRESLDRAALRAAVDDVGSVVFFAEAMHRQAVAYDWHRTPSVLGVDVWDEDSGRFLPPDAVEQIFERLGLEPVNTFEKEVRAADFQPESATFPQSAWREGPAAGLFLRNKTGGRARLPNPAVELDADPEPLTGEAEVLAARYADDERLRRVAETVDSREGAVTFESLFDRAFESILRETHARLDHGQTTLDVGEFRSAVAARCRAWLAEQE, from the coding sequence GTGAAGCGGTACCCGTCGGTCCCGCACGCGGAGGACTCACCGGCGCTGTTCGACGGCGGCCACCTCTGGGTGCAGGAGCTGCTCGACGGCGCGCACCTCCGGTTTCGGATGGAGCCCTCCGGCGCACTCCGGTTCGGCGACCGAGAGCGGGTGTTCAGAGACGGCGGCGTCCCGCTGGCCTACGACCACGCCGTCCGGCACGTCCGCGAGTCGCTCGACCGAGCGGCGCTCCGGGCGGCCGTCGACGACGTCGGGTCGGTCGTCTTCTTCGCCGAGGCGATGCACAGACAGGCGGTCGCCTACGACTGGCACCGGACGCCGTCGGTGCTCGGCGTCGACGTCTGGGACGAGGACAGCGGGCGGTTCCTGCCGCCCGACGCGGTCGAGCAGATCTTCGAGCGGCTCGGACTGGAGCCGGTCAACACCTTCGAGAAGGAGGTCAGGGCGGCCGACTTCCAGCCCGAGTCCGCGACCTTCCCGCAGTCGGCGTGGCGGGAAGGCCCCGCGGCCGGACTGTTCCTGCGGAACAAGACCGGCGGGCGGGCGAGGCTCCCGAATCCAGCCGTCGAACTGGACGCGGACCCGGAGCCGCTGACCGGGGAGGCCGAGGTGCTGGCTGCTCGCTACGCCGACGACGAGCGGCTCCGGCGGGTAGCCGAGACGGTGGACTCCCGAGAGGGCGCGGTCACCTTCGAGTCGCTGTTCGACAGAGCGTTCGAGTCGATCCTCCGGGAGACGCACGCGCGACTCGACCACGGACAGACGACACTCGACGTCGGCGAGTTCCGTTCGGCCGTGGCTGCTCGGTGTCGGGCGTGGCTGGCCGAGCAAGAGTGA
- a CDS encoding sensor histidine kinase produces MNPATRYRLGGVVIGGGIVLSFAHHLQFAGVFSESPAETAAAFIPSVLAAGAALWLGSVIRSGGIPKTALDRAAMWYLGGALLLALALYVSFSATFGSDALPPDLWFSIRNWAIAGSALGLVVANYDLRRTAALRRATANERTATHVSQRLSVVDRVLRHDIRNKLNIILGYASSTEGDGIREDDALAVVAAAESLMVIVERARYFRNVLEKESPKPLDLTELVTEVIAGFREEYPEAQVTIVRQEEVTARTYPEFRNVLEELCENAVVHNPRPDAECRLAVTLRRVRTEEGAVAEIVLEDNGPGIPEREQLVQTDDVETQLDHSSGTSLWLARWVLDASGGDFAIESANPDGTRLVLRLPIAESDAGPASPD; encoded by the coding sequence GTGAACCCGGCGACACGCTACAGGCTCGGAGGCGTCGTCATCGGCGGTGGAATCGTCCTCTCCTTCGCCCACCACCTCCAGTTCGCAGGCGTCTTCAGCGAGTCGCCCGCCGAGACGGCAGCAGCCTTCATACCGTCGGTCCTCGCCGCGGGCGCGGCACTCTGGCTCGGGTCCGTGATCCGCTCTGGCGGGATTCCGAAGACCGCGCTCGACCGGGCCGCGATGTGGTACCTCGGCGGTGCACTCCTGCTCGCGCTGGCGCTGTACGTCTCGTTCTCGGCAACGTTCGGCAGCGACGCCCTCCCGCCCGACCTCTGGTTCAGTATCAGGAACTGGGCCATCGCCGGGTCCGCGCTCGGTCTGGTCGTGGCGAACTACGACCTTCGACGCACGGCGGCGCTGCGGCGGGCGACCGCGAACGAACGGACCGCGACGCACGTCTCCCAACGCCTGTCGGTGGTCGATCGCGTCCTCCGGCACGACATCCGGAACAAACTCAACATCATCCTCGGTTACGCCAGTTCCACAGAAGGGGACGGTATTCGCGAGGACGACGCCCTCGCCGTCGTGGCCGCCGCCGAATCGCTCATGGTGATCGTCGAGCGGGCCAGATACTTCCGGAACGTCCTCGAGAAGGAATCCCCGAAGCCGCTGGACCTGACGGAACTCGTGACTGAAGTCATCGCCGGCTTCCGGGAGGAGTACCCTGAAGCGCAGGTCACCATCGTTCGGCAGGAGGAGGTCACCGCCCGGACGTACCCGGAGTTCCGCAACGTACTGGAGGAGCTCTGCGAGAACGCGGTCGTCCACAATCCGCGCCCCGACGCCGAGTGCCGCCTGGCAGTGACGCTCCGGCGGGTCAGGACGGAGGAGGGTGCGGTGGCGGAGATCGTACTCGAGGACAACGGTCCCGGCATCCCCGAGCGAGAACAGTTGGTGCAGACGGACGACGTCGAGACGCAACTCGACCACAGCAGCGGGACGAGTCTTTGGCTGGCTCGCTGGGTCCTCGACGCGTCCGGCGGCGACTTCGCTATCGAGTCGGCGAATCCAGACGGCACCCGGCTCGTGCTCAGGTTACCGATAGCGGAATCGGACGCTGGGCCCGCGTCCCCGGATTGA